A window of Xiphophorus hellerii strain 12219 chromosome 19, Xiphophorus_hellerii-4.1, whole genome shotgun sequence contains these coding sequences:
- the ptbp1a gene encoding polypyrimidine tract-binding protein 1a isoform X2, whose product MDGRLDATELYPLGSGYVPEIESVHDISVGTKRGSDELFSSCISNGPYIMNSANGNDSKKFKGDVRSPGVPSRVVHVRKLPNDINEAEVISLGLPFGKVTNLLMLKGKNQAFLELNSEECAQTMVSYYSSVTPVIRNHPIYMQYSTHKELKTDNSPNQVRAQAALQAVNALHGGGMGSMAIPTDASSLAGATAQSPVLRVIVENLFYPVTLDVLHQIFSKFGTVLKIITFTKNNQFQALIQYADAMTAQHAKLSLDGQNIYNACCTLRISFSKLTSLNVKYNNDKSRDYTRPDLPTADSQPSLDHQTMAAAAFTAPGIISASPFGGAHAFPPTFAIQQGLSVPGIPGALASLGMGHTGMAAAAAAAASRLGLSGLAAAGGHNVLLVSNLNPETVTPHCLFILFGVYGDVMRVKILFNKKENALVQMSDGTQAQLAMSHLNGQRLHGRAMRVTLSKHTTVQLPREGHEDQGLTKDFSNSPLHRFKKPGSKNYSNIFPPSATLHLSNIPPSVMEDDLKRLFASSGATVKAFKFFQKDRKMALIQMGSVEEAIECLIEFHNHDLGENHHLRVSFSKSTI is encoded by the exons aTGGACGG CCGCCTAGACGCCACTGAGTTGTATCCTCTGGGATCCGGTTACGTCCCTGAAATTGA GAGTGTCCATGACATATCAGTTGGCACAAAG AGGGGATCCGACGAACTCTTTTCTTCCTGCATATCCAACGGACCCTATATCATGAACTCAG CCAATGGCAACGACAGCAAAAAATTCAAAGGTGATGTCCGCAGTCCTGGAGTCCCATCACGTGTGGTCCACGTACGCAAGCTGCCCAATGACATCAACGAGGCCGAGGTTATAAGCCTGGGACTGCCCTTTGGGAAGGTCACTAATTTGCTGATGTTGAAAGGGAAAAACCAG GCCTTTCTGGAGCTTAACAGTGAAGAGTGTGCACAGACGATGGTGAGCTACTACTCTTCTGTCACCCCTGTCATCAGAAACCACCCCATCTACATGCAGTACTCGACTCATAAGGAGCTCAAGACGGACAACTCTCCCAACCAAGTG CGTGCCCAGGCAGCTCTGCAGGCAGTCAATGCCCTGCATGGCGGTGGAATGGGAAGCATGGCCATCCCCACAGATGCAAGCAGCCTGGCTGGAGCCACAGCCCAGAGCCCTGTGCTCAGAGTGATTGTGGAAAACCTTTTCTACCCCGTCACCCTGGATGTCCTGCATCAG attttttcaaaGTTTGGAACCGTGCTGAAGATCATCACTTTCACCAAGAATAACCAGTTCCAGGCATTGATCCAGTATGCTGACGCCATGACAGCTCAGCATGCTAAACTG TCTCTAGATGGCCAGAACATCTACAATGCCTGCTGTACTCTGAGAATCAGCTTCTCCAAGCTCACTAGCCTCAACGTTAAGTACAACAACGACAAAAGCAGGGACTACACCCGCCCTGACCTTCCTACAGCAGATTCCCAGCCCTCACTTGACCACCAGACCATGGCAGCTGCCGCATTTA CTGCTCCAGGTATAATCTCAGCCTCGCCATTTGGTGGAGCGCATGCCTTCCCCCCAACGTTTGCCATCCAGC AAGGACTGTCAGTTCCTGGCATTCCCGGTGCCTTGGCGTCCCTGGGCATGGGTCACACCGGCATGGCGGCTGCTGCAGCGGCCGCAGCCAGCCGGCTTGGCCTATCAGGGCTCGCTGCCGCTGGGGGACACAACGTGTTGCTGGTCAGCAACCTGAACCCTGAG ACCGTTACGCCACACTGCCTCTTTATTCTTTTCG GTGTATACGGTGATGTCATGAGAGTGAAGATCTTGTTTAATAAAAAGGAGAACGCTCTAGTCCAGATGTCTGATGGCACACAGGCTCAGTTAG CCATGAGCCACCTGAATGGCCAGCGCCTCCATGGCAGGGCTATGCGCGTGACGTTGTCGAAGCACACGACAGTGCAGCTGCCCAGAGAAGGCCATGAGGACCAGGGCCTCACAAAGGATTTCAGCAACTCGCCGCTTCATCGCTTCAAGAAGCCCGGCTCCAAAAATTACTCCAACATCTTCCCACCGTCTGCAACACTCCACCTCTCCAACATACC GCCTTCTGTGATGGAGGATGATCTCAAAAGACTCTTTGCAAGCTCAGGAGCCACAGTCAAGGCCTTTAAGTTCTTTCA AAAGGACCGCAAGATGGCCCTAATCCAGATGGGCTCAGTCGAAGAGGCGATCGAGTGCCTCATCGAGTTCCACAACCATGATCTGGGAGAGAACCATCACCTCCGAGTGTCCTTCTCAAAATCCACCATCTGA
- the ptbp1a gene encoding polypyrimidine tract-binding protein 1a isoform X1, with product MDGRLDATELYPLGSGYVPEIESVHDISVGTKRGSDELFSSCISNGPYIMNSANGNDSKKFKGDVRSPGVPSRVVHVRKLPNDINEAEVISLGLPFGKVTNLLMLKGKNQAFLELNSEECAQTMVSYYSSVTPVIRNHPIYMQYSTHKELKTDNSPNQVRAQAALQAVNALHGGGMGSMAIPTDASSLAGATAQSPVLRVIVENLFYPVTLDVLHQIFSKFGTVLKIITFTKNNQFQALIQYADAMTAQHAKLSLDGQNIYNACCTLRISFSKLTSLNVKYNNDKSRDYTRPDLPTADSQPSLDHQTMAAAAFTAPGIISASPFGGAHAFPPTFAIQQAGLSVPGIPGALASLGMGHTGMAAAAAAAASRLGLSGLAAAGGHNVLLVSNLNPETVTPHCLFILFGVYGDVMRVKILFNKKENALVQMSDGTQAQLAMSHLNGQRLHGRAMRVTLSKHTTVQLPREGHEDQGLTKDFSNSPLHRFKKPGSKNYSNIFPPSATLHLSNIPPSVMEDDLKRLFASSGATVKAFKFFQKDRKMALIQMGSVEEAIECLIEFHNHDLGENHHLRVSFSKSTI from the exons aTGGACGG CCGCCTAGACGCCACTGAGTTGTATCCTCTGGGATCCGGTTACGTCCCTGAAATTGA GAGTGTCCATGACATATCAGTTGGCACAAAG AGGGGATCCGACGAACTCTTTTCTTCCTGCATATCCAACGGACCCTATATCATGAACTCAG CCAATGGCAACGACAGCAAAAAATTCAAAGGTGATGTCCGCAGTCCTGGAGTCCCATCACGTGTGGTCCACGTACGCAAGCTGCCCAATGACATCAACGAGGCCGAGGTTATAAGCCTGGGACTGCCCTTTGGGAAGGTCACTAATTTGCTGATGTTGAAAGGGAAAAACCAG GCCTTTCTGGAGCTTAACAGTGAAGAGTGTGCACAGACGATGGTGAGCTACTACTCTTCTGTCACCCCTGTCATCAGAAACCACCCCATCTACATGCAGTACTCGACTCATAAGGAGCTCAAGACGGACAACTCTCCCAACCAAGTG CGTGCCCAGGCAGCTCTGCAGGCAGTCAATGCCCTGCATGGCGGTGGAATGGGAAGCATGGCCATCCCCACAGATGCAAGCAGCCTGGCTGGAGCCACAGCCCAGAGCCCTGTGCTCAGAGTGATTGTGGAAAACCTTTTCTACCCCGTCACCCTGGATGTCCTGCATCAG attttttcaaaGTTTGGAACCGTGCTGAAGATCATCACTTTCACCAAGAATAACCAGTTCCAGGCATTGATCCAGTATGCTGACGCCATGACAGCTCAGCATGCTAAACTG TCTCTAGATGGCCAGAACATCTACAATGCCTGCTGTACTCTGAGAATCAGCTTCTCCAAGCTCACTAGCCTCAACGTTAAGTACAACAACGACAAAAGCAGGGACTACACCCGCCCTGACCTTCCTACAGCAGATTCCCAGCCCTCACTTGACCACCAGACCATGGCAGCTGCCGCATTTA CTGCTCCAGGTATAATCTCAGCCTCGCCATTTGGTGGAGCGCATGCCTTCCCCCCAACGTTTGCCATCCAGCAAGCTG GACTGTCAGTTCCTGGCATTCCCGGTGCCTTGGCGTCCCTGGGCATGGGTCACACCGGCATGGCGGCTGCTGCAGCGGCCGCAGCCAGCCGGCTTGGCCTATCAGGGCTCGCTGCCGCTGGGGGACACAACGTGTTGCTGGTCAGCAACCTGAACCCTGAG ACCGTTACGCCACACTGCCTCTTTATTCTTTTCG GTGTATACGGTGATGTCATGAGAGTGAAGATCTTGTTTAATAAAAAGGAGAACGCTCTAGTCCAGATGTCTGATGGCACACAGGCTCAGTTAG CCATGAGCCACCTGAATGGCCAGCGCCTCCATGGCAGGGCTATGCGCGTGACGTTGTCGAAGCACACGACAGTGCAGCTGCCCAGAGAAGGCCATGAGGACCAGGGCCTCACAAAGGATTTCAGCAACTCGCCGCTTCATCGCTTCAAGAAGCCCGGCTCCAAAAATTACTCCAACATCTTCCCACCGTCTGCAACACTCCACCTCTCCAACATACC GCCTTCTGTGATGGAGGATGATCTCAAAAGACTCTTTGCAAGCTCAGGAGCCACAGTCAAGGCCTTTAAGTTCTTTCA AAAGGACCGCAAGATGGCCCTAATCCAGATGGGCTCAGTCGAAGAGGCGATCGAGTGCCTCATCGAGTTCCACAACCATGATCTGGGAGAGAACCATCACCTCCGAGTGTCCTTCTCAAAATCCACCATCTGA
- the palm1b gene encoding paralemmin 1b, producing MAEVSQEERLQVIAEKRKKQTEIENKRRQLDDDRRQLQHLKSKSLRERWLLDGAPAEEETQRRLQEDEMKTKLLEQVILRLEQEIEELETGVPANKGVAKENGENGVVQTSGQTPKREVTGVEAKLLGPSPDQASEDNPVTLVFMGYKTVEDEKETHTALGMEGVDGNVKAEFVVIDDGEGKAADAAMEEQAPPNGSMAEKEKANGGGEEGEKEKKQTCKCCTVM from the exons ATGGCGGAGGTGTCACAAGAGGAGAGACTCCAGGTCATTGCT gagaagaggaagaagcagaCAGAGATTGAAAACAAGAGGAGGCAGCTTGATGACGACCGACGGCAACTCCAGCATCTCAAG TCAAAGTCACTGAGGGAGCGCTGGTTGCTAGATGGAGCTCCAGCAGAAGAGGAGACGCAGAGGCGTCTGCAGGAGGACGAGATGAAGACCAAGCTTCTGGAACAGGTCATCCTCAG GCTGGAGCAAGAAATTGAAGAACTGGAGACAGGCGTGCCAGCTAATAAAGGTGTGGCCAAAGAAAATG GTGAGAACGGAGTAGTGCAGACCTCCGGCCAGACCCCTAAGAGAGAGGTAACGGGGGTCGAAGCCAAGCTGCTGGGCCCCAGCCCCGACCAAGCCAGCGAGGACAACCCAGTGACCCTGGTGTTCATGGGCTACAAGACCGTTGAGGACGAGAAGGAGACGCACACGGCCCTGGGCATGGAGGGCGTGGACGGCAATGTGAAGGCCGAGTTCGTGGTGATTGACGACGGCGAGGGGAAGGCGGCGGACGCGGCCATGGAGGAGCAGGCCCCGCCCAATGGCAGCATGGCGGAAAAAGAGAAGGCCAACGGAGGcggagaggagggagagaaggagaagaaacaGACCTGCAAATGCTGCACGGTGATGTGA